CGGCGCTATTGTATAATCCTAAATATTTTGAGGTAATACATGCCGAGCCCATGGCCTTAATGATCAAAAACCTGGACGGAGTAAGGGATACCACTCGGGACATACTTTATGTAAAAGGAAGACTGAACGGTGAAGAAATGCACGTGTTCGTAAACCATTGGCCGTCTAGATGGGAAGGCAATGAAGCTACGGAATATAAAAGAATCAGGGCAGCGGAGGTTATTCGAGGGAAAATGAAGGGTATTGACAACCACTACAAGGAGCCCAATTTTATAATTATGGGTGATTTTAACGACGATCCAGATTCGGCCAGCATTCAAGAACTAATTGCAGATTCCAGTCTCTATAACCCCATGGAGAAACTACATGCACCTGGCAAAAGGGGAAGCTCCAATTATAAAAAGACGTGGAGTCTTTTTGATCAGATAATAATTTCGCATAGCTTTCTCAATTATCAAAAACGAACGCACAGTTTTAGAGAAGCCAATATCTATGATGAGGTACACTTGAAAGAACACGACGGGAAGTACGAGGGAAGTCCTTTTAGAACTTATGCGGGACGTAAATATCTGGGAGGGTATAGTGATCATTTTCCAGTTTACATCATTTTAAAGTATAATGATAATTGAATACTTCCAGGTAATCCTTAGTCTAATTTTATAAGAAATTACTTACAAACATCAGAAATCAGCACTTTCACAACAACAAACCGGGTCTGTTTAGGTATTTCGTCGAATAATTAAAACTTTTAGTCGATTGAATCGTAGGTATAATTTATGTTTGTAGTCCAAATCTTACAAATTAACTTGATAACCTATGGACTACCAAAAACCTACGAACAATGGGATTAGATTTTTAAGCGTCCCATTGTTCTTTTTTTTCGTTTCTTCCTTAACATGGTCACAGTCGGATAAATTAAAGACTCTTATTAATAAGGATTACGACTTTACCAAAATAGGTAAAATGCATGTTGACCTTGAGTTTGACTATGAGCGCAACAGGGCAAAAACTTTGGAACTGGCCAAGCATAATAATTGGAAGCTAAAGGAGACCTTACCTGGCGGAAAAAAAATAGAGCTTCAAGAAGTCGGTGAGGACGGAACTCCTATCTTTTATGAAACTTATGCTGATGATGCCAGTCAAGTATCCAGGGCAAACACACTTCATACCAATGGTATTATGGAATTGGATTTGGACGGAGCAGGAATGCAGGTGGGCGTATGGGATGCCGGGGTTGTTAGAGCTACCCATCAAGAGTACGACGTACGTGCTATCATCGCGGACGGGAGTGAAGATATAGACGCGCACGCTACCTTGGTTACTGGCAGTATCATTTCTTCGGGTATTAAAAAAGAGGCAAAGGGTGTTGCATATAGGGCAAATGTATTATCACATGACTGGACTAGGGATAAATTGGAAGTTACCGAGGCAGCTGCTAACGGACTTTTGCTTTCCAACCACTCCTACGGTATCAAAACGGATAGGGTACCGGATTGGTACTTTGGTTCTTATATCAAAGTAGCGCGGGACTGGGACAGAATAATGTTTAATGCTCCCTACTATTTAATGGTTACCGCTGCAGGTAATGCACAACATAGAAATGATAACGAAACTCCTATATACGGGACCAGTAGAGATGGGTTTGATGTGTTATTGGGTTTTACCTTGGCAAAAAACGGACTTACCGTTGCTGGTGCGAATACCAAGATTGATCGTAATGGAAATTTAAAGGAGGCCGATGTATCTGCCTACAGCAGTTTTGGTCCCGTGGACGATGGTAGAATTAAGCCAGATTTGGCGGGGAACGGTTCTTCAATTCTATCCACATCGTCAACCAACAATACAAGTTATAACGTGTCTTCCGGTACTTCCATGGCAGCCCCGGGCGTCACGGGTTCATTGTTATTGTTACAGCAGTACAACGAGCAGCTTTACGAAGCCTATTTAAAAGCGGCTACGTTAAAGGGACTTGCTTTACATACTGCCGATGATGTTACTACCAAAGGACCTGATTACAAAATGGGATGGGGAGTTATAAATGTTAAGACAGCTGCGGAAGTTTTGTTGAACAAAGAATTCACGACCCATATTTCTGAGGAAACATTGATAGAAGGGGATACTTTTACAATGACGGTAGAGGCGAATGGGAACGAAACATTGATGGCCTCGATCTCTTGGACAGATCCTGAGTCTGAATTCATCAATAGAGGTACACTTAACGACAAAACCGCCGCTCTTGTGAATGATTTGGACATCCGTATCTCCCAAGATGGCAAAACATTTTTTCCATGGAAATTGAACCCCGCTCAAGCCAGTGCACCGGCTACACAAGGAGATAATCTGGTCGATCCTTTTGAACGTATTGAAATACCTAACGCCAAAGGTTCTTATACGATTGAAATTACCCACAAGGGGGCGATTACAAATGGTACTCAAGACTTTTCGTTAATCGTTTCTGGTGTGGCCGTTACCCAGTGTAGTGTAATTGCTCCGGAGGATATTACCCTTAGCGATGCCTCAACCGAAGGGCTTCACATAAATTGGGGAGAAATTGTTGACGGTCTTTACGAAGTACAATACAAAAAGGCAACAGATCAAAATTGGGTAACGGACTATGCCGGGGGCAACACTTTCTTATTAAACGACTTGGTTGAAAATCAAGATTATGTAGTACGACTTAGAACCTTTTGCTCACAGAACATAGCCTCGGAATATACCCAGGAATATCAATTTAAATTTTTAGGAGAAGAAACTGTTGTAGGCCCTTTGGACAACAATGAAGTATTAAACCTTTCTTCGGAAATTAATTTCTCCGTGTACCCTAATCCCGCAGTAAACCAGATTTCCTTAAATACTGAGGTTAGTGATACGGCTATGTATCGGATTATATCCGCCTCTGGAATTGAACTAAAACTTGGTGAAGCCAAGTCGGCAAAAATTAATGTGTCCGATTTAGCTACGGGTATATACATACTACAAATACAGGATTTCGGAGTTAAAAAAAGTGCGAAGTTCTATAAAAATTAAAAGAGCTGTTAGTTCCCTCGATACCTTTTTATAAAATAACCAGTTACCAATGGACCCGATAAGGTTTCTATTGGTTTTTTGCCAAATTCTTTTATAATTTTTAAAACTTCACATGATTTTTTTCACAACTGAATTTCTAAAATATTAATTCTCAGTTTTGGTATCACAATCATATAATTACCGAGCCATTAAAGAAGTGACTAGTAATAGTGTAGTCTTTTATTTCTTACAATAAACTTTAATTACTTTTCAAATATTCTGATAAAATAAATAGGATAATTTTATCTGTTTGTAAATCTGGTTTGGTTTTTAAACAGCCAAAACTCCTATACGACTAGTGCAATTGTCAATACAACAAATTACTCTGTTTTTCAACTAAGATTATGAGGTTCATTTCTCGTTTTATATAACTTTACTTTACAAAAGTAAAATAAAATGAATAACGGCTCTTTTGTAATATCGCTGGATTTTGAGTTAATGTGGGGAGTTAGGGACAATCGAACTATTGATAGCTACGGAGCAAATGTTGAAGGTGTTCGAATTGCCCTTCCTATGATGCTTGAACTTTTTAGGAAATATAATATCAAAGCCACTTTTGCCACTGTGGGATTTTTATTCGCAAAGACAAAAAAGGAGTTATTGGCATATGTGCCAGTTAACAAACCAGCTTACGCAAATAATAATCTTTCACCCTATAATGGATATTTTGAGTTACTAAAAAATTCTGAATCTGAAGATAATTATCATTATGGATTTTCTTTAATTAATATGTTAAAACAATATCCAGAACAAGAGATAGCATCTCATACCTTTTCTCATTATTACTGCTTGGAACCTGGACAAACAGCAAAAGCTTTTGAAGAAGATTTAAAATCTGCTATTGCAATCGCAAGGAAGAATCAAGTAAACCTTAAAAGCTTGGTTTTTCCTAGAAATCAGTTTAACAAGGACTATTTAAAAATATGTTCTAATTTAGGTATTACGAGTTTTAGAGGTAATGAAAATGCCAAATACTACAAAGCTGTCCCTGGAGCTGGAGATACTATGGTTAAAAAAATAATTAGAATTGTGGACATGTATTTAAACTTATCGGGTCATAACCTATCAGATTTAGGCACAATTTCAAAGACATTTCCCTACAATATTCCATCAAGCCGATTTTTAAGACCATATAATAGTAAACTTCGCCTTTTCGAGATTCTGCGATTAATTCGCATAAAAAGGAGTATGACTTATGCAGCAAAGAATAGCAAAGTATATCATTTATGGTGGCATCCTCATAACTTTGGACAAAATCAGAAAATGAATTTCAAAATTCTGGAAGCTATATTACAGCATTACCAGTTTTTATCAAGTAAATATAATTTTGAGAGTATGACAATGAACGAGATAACCGCACGCATAGAGAAACTGAAATAAGTCATGAATAAGAGAATAATAATGATTGCTGGTAAGGGCAGTTCCACATTTAAAGTATACAATGCCTTAAACCTGAGATTTAATATTGAAATGTTAATTGTTGAAAATAATCCAAGCACAAAAAAGTTCCTAGCACGAAGAGCAAAAAGGCTAGGTTATTTCAAGGTATTTGGTCAAGTTTTATTTCAAGCAATAGCTCAGAAAATATTAAATATGACTTCTAAGAAGAGAATAGCTGAGATTACTGAAAAATATGGTTTTGATTCTACACCTCCAAGACGAGAAAAACTTGTTGAAATCAACTCTATAAATGACAATGCTTCAATAGAATTACTTAAGGAATTGAACCCGGATATTATTATAGTTAATGGAACGAGAATCATTGGCAAGAATGTATTGGAAAATATAAATGCAACCTTTATTAATACACATGCAGGTATCACCCCAAAGTATAGAGGATGTCATGGCGGATATTGGTCTTTGGTTAACAATGATATAGGTCATTGTGGAGTAACAGTTCATTTGGTAGACAAAGGAATCGATACAGGAGAAGTCATTTATCAAGCTCTAATTCGGCCTGAAAAAAAGGATAATTTTATTACGTACACTTACTTGCAACTAGGTGAGGGCATTAAAATAATGAAAAATGCGATTAGTGATGAACTAGCTGGAAATTTAAGAACAATTTCTCCAATGACAAATGAGAGTAAACTATGGCATCACCCTACTATTTGGTTCTATTTGTATAATCGTATTTGTAAAGGAATAAAATAAGCATTTCAAATTACCATTACTTTTTTTATTTCACTTTCTTCCAAAAGTGCCTCGTTCCGCAGTCTGAGAAAAACTTGGGCCGTGGTTACCACATCCAGTTCACAGTAGGTAATGATACGATCTATATCCTTTTCCTTATAGTAAACATCACGTACCATGCTGCCATCTATATCTTCTTTTGGGGAAGGGATTCCAAGGATACGCGCCATAAGCTTTAAAGAAGTATAGTGTTTGTAATCTCCAAACTTCCACAGATCCATGGTGTCCAAATGGGGAACTTCCCATGGTTTTTTGCCGAAAAGGTCCAGCTTATAGGGTAAAGAGATACCATGAATAATCATTCTTCTGGCAATATAAGGGAAGTCAAATTCCTTACCATTATGTGCGCAAAGTAAGTTTTTGGCCTGACTAAAATGCCCGTTCAAAAGGTTTTTAAAATCTTTGAGCAGCTTGGCTTCATCACCATGAAAACTGGTTACCCTAAAGTTTTTGGTTTCTCCGACAAGCTTAAAATATCCTACGGAAATACATATTATTTTCCCAAATTCAGCCCAAATCCCACCGCGGTCATAAAACTCTTCCGGTGTAAATTCATCTTTTCGCTGGTATTTGGTCTTTTGTTCCCACAGTTCTTTTTTAGTATCGTCCAAATCCTTGAAATGTTCCAGTTCTGGTACGGTCTCGATATCCAAGAATAAGATATGTTCTAAGTGCAGTTTGGTAAGCATGGCCACCGGATTGTTGTTCGTGCCCTTAATTTAGGATATTATTTCGAGACGATGTCCCCAGTGCACCATCAAATAAAGTTGTACCTTGCTTAAGGACAAATTTTTGCTATGAAATGAGCCCCAACAACACGTTACAGAAGAGCGCGTATTTTACATCTATATTATGGGCCATTCTCCTTTTTGCAGCTTGCTCTAAGGAAGATGATAATAGTAGGCAGGAAATTACAGCCATTCAGCCTAGTTTTGAAGTGGTAGGGGTAGACTTGGAGGCTACCTATCAATATAATTATGACGGTACTACAGAAATGGGTACCGTATTTAATCTAACAGACGAAATTGGTGTGCCTTCAGAATTCTTGACCATAAGACAGGTTGGGAGTGTTATTTCTTTCTATTCCTTTGCGTTCGGTGATTTTTCCTTGTATCAGAAAGATGTGGTAACAGGTGCAACCAATAGTTTTCCTAGTTTCTATACCAATACCCCGCAAC
This sequence is a window from Maribacter aestuarii. Protein-coding genes within it:
- a CDS encoding formyl transferase, with the protein product MNKRIIMIAGKGSSTFKVYNALNLRFNIEMLIVENNPSTKKFLARRAKRLGYFKVFGQVLFQAIAQKILNMTSKKRIAEITEKYGFDSTPPRREKLVEINSINDNASIELLKELNPDIIIVNGTRIIGKNVLENINATFINTHAGITPKYRGCHGGYWSLVNNDIGHCGVTVHLVDKGIDTGEVIYQALIRPEKKDNFITYTYLQLGEGIKIMKNAISDELAGNLRTISPMTNESKLWHHPTIWFYLYNRICKGIK
- a CDS encoding S8 family serine peptidase; its protein translation is MDYQKPTNNGIRFLSVPLFFFFVSSLTWSQSDKLKTLINKDYDFTKIGKMHVDLEFDYERNRAKTLELAKHNNWKLKETLPGGKKIELQEVGEDGTPIFYETYADDASQVSRANTLHTNGIMELDLDGAGMQVGVWDAGVVRATHQEYDVRAIIADGSEDIDAHATLVTGSIISSGIKKEAKGVAYRANVLSHDWTRDKLEVTEAAANGLLLSNHSYGIKTDRVPDWYFGSYIKVARDWDRIMFNAPYYLMVTAAGNAQHRNDNETPIYGTSRDGFDVLLGFTLAKNGLTVAGANTKIDRNGNLKEADVSAYSSFGPVDDGRIKPDLAGNGSSILSTSSTNNTSYNVSSGTSMAAPGVTGSLLLLQQYNEQLYEAYLKAATLKGLALHTADDVTTKGPDYKMGWGVINVKTAAEVLLNKEFTTHISEETLIEGDTFTMTVEANGNETLMASISWTDPESEFINRGTLNDKTAALVNDLDIRISQDGKTFFPWKLNPAQASAPATQGDNLVDPFERIEIPNAKGSYTIEITHKGAITNGTQDFSLIVSGVAVTQCSVIAPEDITLSDASTEGLHINWGEIVDGLYEVQYKKATDQNWVTDYAGGNTFLLNDLVENQDYVVRLRTFCSQNIASEYTQEYQFKFLGEETVVGPLDNNEVLNLSSEINFSVYPNPAVNQISLNTEVSDTAMYRIISASGIELKLGEAKSAKINVSDLATGIYILQIQDFGVKKSAKFYKN
- a CDS encoding 3'-5' exonuclease, with amino-acid sequence MLTKLHLEHILFLDIETVPELEHFKDLDDTKKELWEQKTKYQRKDEFTPEEFYDRGGIWAEFGKIICISVGYFKLVGETKNFRVTSFHGDEAKLLKDFKNLLNGHFSQAKNLLCAHNGKEFDFPYIARRMIIHGISLPYKLDLFGKKPWEVPHLDTMDLWKFGDYKHYTSLKLMARILGIPSPKEDIDGSMVRDVYYKEKDIDRIITYCELDVVTTAQVFLRLRNEALLEESEIKKVMVI
- a CDS encoding polysaccharide deacetylase family protein; translated protein: MNNGSFVISLDFELMWGVRDNRTIDSYGANVEGVRIALPMMLELFRKYNIKATFATVGFLFAKTKKELLAYVPVNKPAYANNNLSPYNGYFELLKNSESEDNYHYGFSLINMLKQYPEQEIASHTFSHYYCLEPGQTAKAFEEDLKSAIAIARKNQVNLKSLVFPRNQFNKDYLKICSNLGITSFRGNENAKYYKAVPGAGDTMVKKIIRIVDMYLNLSGHNLSDLGTISKTFPYNIPSSRFLRPYNSKLRLFEILRLIRIKRSMTYAAKNSKVYHLWWHPHNFGQNQKMNFKILEAILQHYQFLSSKYNFESMTMNEITARIEKLK
- a CDS encoding endonuclease, translating into MKKNEQLYTVAFYNLENLFDAENNERTLDDDFTPEGFKKWTPKRYEKKLSKVAKTIFGIGKPNNPNPPVLVGVAEAENKTVLQDLVQKHPLNPISYKFVHYESPDERGIDTALLYNPKYFEVIHAEPMALMIKNLDGVRDTTRDILYVKGRLNGEEMHVFVNHWPSRWEGNEATEYKRIRAAEVIRGKMKGIDNHYKEPNFIIMGDFNDDPDSASIQELIADSSLYNPMEKLHAPGKRGSSNYKKTWSLFDQIIISHSFLNYQKRTHSFREANIYDEVHLKEHDGKYEGSPFRTYAGRKYLGGYSDHFPVYIILKYNDN